Part of the Paenarthrobacter sp. JL.01a genome is shown below.
CCGGGGACGTCACCACGGATTCGGCCGTCCTGTGGTCGCGCGCCTCAGGACCCGGACGACTCACCGCCACCCTCAACGCCGTCGACGACGCCGGGGAGCTCCTGCGCGGACGGTACGGGTTCAGCCGAACCATTCGTGGACCCCTGGCCACGGAAGCCAGCGACTTCACCGCGAAAATCCACGCCAAGGGACTGCCCCCGGGCACCAGGTTCAGGTTGGAGCTGAACTTCGAGGATGAGAACGGCACGGGCGAAGCCGCCCAAGGAAGCTTCAGCACCGCGCCCGGCAACAAGCCCGACGACGGCGGCACGCCGGGCGGCCGCGGAGGCGGCAGGCCGGCGTCGTCCTCACAGTCGTTCGTCTGGACCGGCGATACCGCCGGCCAGGGCTGGGGAATCAACGAGCAGATCGGCGGCATGCGCGGTTACAAGGCCATGCATGACGTCCGCCCGGACTTCTTCATCCATTCGGGAGACACCATCTACGCCGATGGCCCCATCACGGAATCCGTTACCGAGAAGGACGGCCAGGTATGGCGCAACATCGTCACCGAGGAAGTGTCCAAAGTAGCCGAAACCCTGAAGGAATTCCGTGGCCGGCACCGCTACAACTCCCTCGACGCCAACATGCGGTCCTTGTTCGCCGACGTGCCGGTCATCGCACAGTGGGACGACCACGAGACCCACAACAACTGGTACCCGGGCCAGGTCCTGGACGACGCCCGCTACACCGAACGCAACGTCAACGTCCTCGCCGCGCGCGGGCGGCAGGCCTGGCAGGAAAACATGCCGATCGCGGACTCCGCGGCGCTGTGGCGCCCCGGAACCTACGACGCCGGGCAGTATCAGCCGGCGCGCATCTATCGGAAGATTTCACGCGGCCCGCAACTGGACATCTTCTGCTTGGACATGCGGACCTACAAGTCGCCGAACACCGACGGCAAGGAGCCCTACACCACCAACATCCTGGGCCAGGAACAGGTGGACTGGCTGATCAAGGAAGTCGGTCAGTCCAAGGCCACCTGGAAGGTCATCGCCGCGGACCTGCCCTTGGGCATCGTGGTGCCTGACGGTCCTGTGAACCAGGAGAGCCTGTCCAACCGGGACAACGGTGCGCCGCTGGGCCGGGAACTGGAGATCGCCGGGGTCCTGAGCGCCTTCAAGAAGCATGGCGTGAAAAACACGGTGTGGCTTACTGCCGATGTCCACTACTGCGCCGCCCACCACTATTCTCCGGAGCGGGCTTCCTTCAAGGATTTCCAGCCGTTCTGGGAGTTCGTTGCGGGGCCCATCAACGCGGGCTCCTTCGGCCCGAACGACATGGACGGGACCTTCGGGCCGGACGTCGTGTTTTCCAAGGCAGGCCGGTTCCCTGGTGAGTCCCCGCGCAACGGGGAGAACCAGTTCTTCGGGCATGTGGAACTCGGGTCCGACAACACCTTTAACGTGAGCCTGCGCAACGCCAACGGTGGGGTTGTTTTTTCGAAGACGCTGAGCCCGGAGCGCTGACACTTCAGACCTGCCCAGCCCTAGCGCCGGATCACCTCAAGCACACCGTCACGCACACGCCCCATGGTCTCCGAGTCCCTGGCCTCGACGTTCAGCCGCAGCAATTCCTCGGTGTTGGACGCACGGACGTTGAACCACCAGTCTCCTGATTCCGCGGTCACGGTCAGACCATCCAAATCATTCAGGAGGACTCCGTCCATGCCCTCGTAGGAGCCCTGAATGTCCGCGATGGACCTGGCCGTGTCCGCCACGGCCGAGTTGATTTCACCGCTAGAGGAATACGGTTCGTACTTTTGCGCCAAGCTGGAGAGAGTTCCGGGCTGCTCGCCGAGAGCTGCGAGGACGTGCATTGCGGCGAGCATGCCGGTATCCGCATTGTAGAAGTTGCGGAAGTAGTAGTGGGCGGAATGCTCGCCACCGAAAACTGCATGCTCTTCGGCCATGCGGGCCTTGATGAACGAGTGGCCCACACGTGTACGTACGGGCCGGCCACCGGCGGCTTGGATGAACTCTGGAACTGATTGCGAGGAAATCAGGTTGTGGATCACGGTGGGCTCCACTTCTCCGGCGCCTTGGGCCCTGGCGATCTCACGCACGGCGATCATGGAGGTGATGGCGGATGGCGTCACGGGTTGGCCGGTTTCGTCGACCACGAAGCAGCGGTCAGCGTCGCCGTCGAACGCCAGCCCAAGGTCGGCGCCGTGCACGACGACGGCCGCCTGCAGGTCGCGGAGGTTCTCTGGTTCCAAAGGGTTGGCCGGATGGTTCGGGAAGGTGCCGTCCAGCTGGAAGTACAGGGGGATGATCGTCAGCGGCAGGGCCTCCAGAAGTTGGCTGCCAAGCACCGCCGGAACGGTCATCCCGGCCATTCCGTTTCCGGCGTCCACCACCACCTTGAGTGGGCGGACGCCGGAAAGATCCACGAGGGACCGCAGCTTGCGTGAGTAGTCGCCAAGTACGTCCAGTGCAACCACGGTCCCCCGTGAGCCGGCTGCCGGAATTCCCTCAGCGAGGTAGCGCTCGGCGAGGTCCCGGATGTCGAACAGCCCTGAATCGGCGGAAACGGGGACGGCTCCGGCCTTAGCCATTTTGATCCCGTTGTACTGTGCCGGGTTGTGGCTGGCCGTAAAAATGGCGCCCGCCGAGTTGAGGGATCCACAGGCAAAGTAGAGCTCGTCGGTTGAAATCAAGCCGAGGTCGGACACATTGGCGCCGCGCGTGGAGGCACCGCGCGAAAATGCAGAGACAAACCCCGGAGATGACGGACGCATGTCACCGCCGCAGAGCACGGTCTTCCCGGCAAGGCCCAGGACGTCGACGAAAGCGGCACCGATGGCTTCGGCAACCTGGTCGGTCAATGATGTGCCGACGATGCCGCGGACATCGTAGGCCTTGAATGACGAAGAAAGATCCATGATTCAGCGAGCGCCGAAGTCGGTATCCGTGTACGAGCCGACGCGCCGCTCAGGGGTTTCGCTGCACCCGCAGTTGGTGTCGATCTCAACTCGGACTCCGCTCGGATCAACCGTGAGCGACACGGGTTCCCCGTTGGAGGTGGAAACTCGCAGGGTGCTTTCTTTGGAGGAGACGTCAAACATGATGGTCCTTTTCGTAGGGGGTATGGGGTTCAGCTGACGGCGTCGAGGACGCCGCGGACAATGGTGGCTGCCGCACCGAGATAGGCCAGCACGATCAGCAGGATCTGCGCGGCCCGCGCAGAGACGCGCTTGGAGGCGAGGTCGCCCAGGACGAGGCCCACCAGGCAGGCGACGGCGACTGCCACCCACATAGTTGCCGGGAGGACGGGAAACGATTCCGGTGCGGTGACCGCCTTGGAGGCGAGCGACAAGGAGCCGATGGTGAAAAAGTAGGGCTGCATGGTGGCTGCGAACGATTTGTGCTGCCACCGGGTTGCGATGGAGTACATGCTGACGGCTGGCCCTCCCACCCCGGCCGCGGTGTTCATGAAACCGCTGAGGCCTCCGGCGGTGAAGAGGTACCGGCGACGTTTAGGCAGGACCGCGGATTTCATCAACAGCAGGATTGTCAGCCCGACGGCGAGGATGACGCCGATCGAGATCTCCAGTACCGGAGGCGGCATGAACCGTATGAGGATGGCCGCGGGGACAATCCCCAGGAGGGCTGATGCGGCCAGTGCCAGGTACCGTTTCCAGTCGATATCCCGGGCTACCCGGAAGATGATGGCCCCGGCCGTCACGGCTCCGCAGACGTTGACCAGCACTACGCCCTCCACTGGACCGAGCAGCAGGACCAGGAAGGGAGCCGCCACGAGGGCGAATCCCATCCCTGTCACCCGTTGCATCCCGGCGCCCATCACGACGGCGCCCAGCACCAGCCCGGTGGTCAGCATCTAGGCTTTCCAGGCAACGTACTGGACCTCCTCGAATTCCTCGAGGCCCAGGCTGGATCCTTCCCGGCCCAGGCCGGACTGCTTGGCCCCGCCCATGGGCGCGAAGGCCACCGACGGAAGGGGATCATTGACGCCGACGATGCCGGCTTCCAGCTGCTCGGGAATGTCCCAGCCGCGCTTGGGGCTGTTGGTCCAGACGTAGGCTGCGAGGCCCATTTCCGTGGCATTCGCCTTGCGGATCGCTTCCTCTTCCGAAGCGAAAGTTACGACGCCAGCCGCCGGACCAAAGACTTCCTCGCTCACCAGAAGCGCGTCGTCGGGAACGTCCACGAGGAGCGTGGGTGCCATGAAGGATCCTTCGCCAGGAACCTCGGTGCGCTTGGTGACCCGTTGGGCGCCGCGGTTGAGGGCGTCGCCCACCAGGGCCTGGACAGCCGCCACGCGCTCGGCATCGATCACGGGACCAAGGTCCGGTACCGGTGTGCCGCCGTCGGGAACGCCGTGCCCAATTGTCATCGCATCAAACCGTGCGGCCAGCTTCCGGGCGAATTCGTCCGCGACGCTGTCCTGGACCAGGAAGCGGTTGGCGGCCACGCAGGATTGGCCGGTGTTGCGGAGCCTGCCAAGCACTGCGCCGTCGACGGCGGCATCGAGGTCGGCGTCTTCAAAGACGATAAACGGCGCGTTGCCGCCCAGCTCGAGCAGCGGCCTGACGACCCGCTCGGAGGCGGAGGCCATGATCTGTCGTCCGACGCCGGTGGATCCTGTGAAGCTGACCGCCCGAACGGCGGGGTGCTTGAGCAGGGCCCCGGTCACCTCCCGGGATGGTCCATGGACAAGGTTGACGACGCCGGCGGGGAACCCTGCGTCGTACAGGATTTCGAACAGGCCCGTCGCGGCAAGGGGTGCCTTCTCGGAGACCCGGCCCACCACGGTACAGCCGGCGGCGAGCATGGCCGCGAGTTTCCGGGCTTGGATGGACACCGGGAAGTTCCAGGGTGTGAGGCTCAGGGCGACGCCGATCGGCTTGCGGGAGCTGAGGTGGTGGCGTCCCCGGAGCTCAGGTGGGCTGACTGTCCCGGTGGTTCGCCGGGCTTCCTCCGCGAACCACCGGAGGTACTCCACGGAGAAGTCCACTTCGCCCTGTGCTTCGGGAAGCCGTTTGCCGGCTTCCAGTGCCAAGGTTTGGGCCAGTTCGTCGCGGCGTTCGGCCAAGAGACCGGCGGCGTTGTGGAGCAGGTCGGCCCGGGTTCGGGCGGTGGTCCGGGACCAGTTGCCGAACGCTTCGGCGGCCGCATCGGCGGCTTGGGTAGCGTGGTCCGCGCTGCCCCAGGCAACCTCACCCACAGTGGAACCGTTTCCGGGATCCGTGACGTCTTTGGAGGTTCCGGCTGAGTGCCAGGTTCCGTTGATCAGGTGTTGTGCAGATTTCAGGTTCATGCGTAGTGCCTTTCCGCTGGGTGGCGTGGTTATCCCTTGCTGGCGCCGGCAGTGATGCCTGCCACGAAGTAGCGCTGCAGGAAGATGTAGGCCACCACCACCGGCAGGGAAGCCAGGATGACTCCTGCGAACAGCAGCGGGTAGTTGGTCTGGAATTCGCCCTGGAAGCTGAGCAACGCCAAGGGCAGCGTGCGGTTTCCGGGGGACTGGATGAACAGGAGGGGATACAGCAGTTCGTTCCAATGGATGACGAAAAGGAAGATTGCTGCGGCCGCGATTGATGGTGCGGACAGCGGCAGTGCGATCGAGGCGTAGGTCTTCCACGGTCCGGTTCCGTCGATGGAGGAGGCTTCGTAGAGTTCCTTGGGCAGCGTCCGCATGAAGCCGCCAAGGATGAACACGGCGATGGGCAGTGTCGAGACCACGTTGGCCACGATCAGTCCCGCGAGGTTGTCCAGCAGTCCCAGCCGTCCGAAAAGTACGTAGAGCGGAACCATGTTGGCTTGGGCGGGAATGGCCATGCCCAGCACCAGGAAGCCGAAGATGGCCCAGGACACGAAGCCCCTGAGCCGCGACACGGCGTAACCGGCCAGGCTGGCAATAAAGAGCGTGACTGGTACGGAGATGGCGGTGACGACGACGCTGTTCCAGAAGGAGGAACCCAGGTCCTGGCCA
Proteins encoded:
- a CDS encoding phosphomannomutase/phosphoglucomutase produces the protein MDLSSSFKAYDVRGIVGTSLTDQVAEAIGAAFVDVLGLAGKTVLCGGDMRPSSPGFVSAFSRGASTRGANVSDLGLISTDELYFACGSLNSAGAIFTASHNPAQYNGIKMAKAGAVPVSADSGLFDIRDLAERYLAEGIPAAGSRGTVVALDVLGDYSRKLRSLVDLSGVRPLKVVVDAGNGMAGMTVPAVLGSQLLEALPLTIIPLYFQLDGTFPNHPANPLEPENLRDLQAAVVVHGADLGLAFDGDADRCFVVDETGQPVTPSAITSMIAVREIARAQGAGEVEPTVIHNLISSQSVPEFIQAAGGRPVRTRVGHSFIKARMAEEHAVFGGEHSAHYYFRNFYNADTGMLAAMHVLAALGEQPGTLSSLAQKYEPYSSSGEINSAVADTARSIADIQGSYEGMDGVLLNDLDGLTVTAESGDWWFNVRASNTEELLRLNVEARDSETMGRVRDGVLEVIRR
- a CDS encoding carbohydrate ABC transporter permease, which encodes MLASISRRAILGIYALIIIIPLTVVGFGSFKSTQELFEGPFSLPQSLSPANYAEVIGGQDLGSSFWNSVVVTAISVPVTLFIASLAGYAVSRLRGFVSWAIFGFLVLGMAIPAQANMVPLYVLFGRLGLLDNLAGLIVANVVSTLPIAVFILGGFMRTLPKELYEASSIDGTGPWKTYASIALPLSAPSIAAAAIFLFVIHWNELLYPLLFIQSPGNRTLPLALLSFQGEFQTNYPLLFAGVILASLPVVVAYIFLQRYFVAGITAGASKG
- a CDS encoding sulfite exporter TauE/SafE family protein, producing MLTTGLVLGAVVMGAGMQRVTGMGFALVAAPFLVLLLGPVEGVVLVNVCGAVTAGAIIFRVARDIDWKRYLALAASALLGIVPAAILIRFMPPPVLEISIGVILAVGLTILLLMKSAVLPKRRRYLFTAGGLSGFMNTAAGVGGPAVSMYSIATRWQHKSFAATMQPYFFTIGSLSLASKAVTAPESFPVLPATMWVAVAVACLVGLVLGDLASKRVSARAAQILLIVLAYLGAAATIVRGVLDAVS
- a CDS encoding NAD-dependent succinate-semialdehyde dehydrogenase, coding for MNLKSAQHLINGTWHSAGTSKDVTDPGNGSTVGEVAWGSADHATQAADAAAEAFGNWSRTTARTRADLLHNAAGLLAERRDELAQTLALEAGKRLPEAQGEVDFSVEYLRWFAEEARRTTGTVSPPELRGRHHLSSRKPIGVALSLTPWNFPVSIQARKLAAMLAAGCTVVGRVSEKAPLAATGLFEILYDAGFPAGVVNLVHGPSREVTGALLKHPAVRAVSFTGSTGVGRQIMASASERVVRPLLELGGNAPFIVFEDADLDAAVDGAVLGRLRNTGQSCVAANRFLVQDSVADEFARKLAARFDAMTIGHGVPDGGTPVPDLGPVIDAERVAAVQALVGDALNRGAQRVTKRTEVPGEGSFMAPTLLVDVPDDALLVSEEVFGPAAGVVTFASEEEAIRKANATEMGLAAYVWTNSPKRGWDIPEQLEAGIVGVNDPLPSVAFAPMGGAKQSGLGREGSSLGLEEFEEVQYVAWKA
- a CDS encoding alkaline phosphatase D family protein; the encoded protein is MTDFSRRTLVKSSLAGLTLAGLTTGVATPAGAAPAAIPLVRKRLTLPTGIATGDVTTDSAVLWSRASGPGRLTATLNAVDDAGELLRGRYGFSRTIRGPLATEASDFTAKIHAKGLPPGTRFRLELNFEDENGTGEAAQGSFSTAPGNKPDDGGTPGGRGGGRPASSSQSFVWTGDTAGQGWGINEQIGGMRGYKAMHDVRPDFFIHSGDTIYADGPITESVTEKDGQVWRNIVTEEVSKVAETLKEFRGRHRYNSLDANMRSLFADVPVIAQWDDHETHNNWYPGQVLDDARYTERNVNVLAARGRQAWQENMPIADSAALWRPGTYDAGQYQPARIYRKISRGPQLDIFCLDMRTYKSPNTDGKEPYTTNILGQEQVDWLIKEVGQSKATWKVIAADLPLGIVVPDGPVNQESLSNRDNGAPLGRELEIAGVLSAFKKHGVKNTVWLTADVHYCAAHHYSPERASFKDFQPFWEFVAGPINAGSFGPNDMDGTFGPDVVFSKAGRFPGESPRNGENQFFGHVELGSDNTFNVSLRNANGGVVFSKTLSPER